In a genomic window of Streptomyces sp. NBC_01231:
- a CDS encoding ATP-binding cassette domain-containing protein: MSSTSAPAIEARQLVKTYPGDVTALSGLDITVRAGTVFGLLGPNGAGKSTTVKILTTLARPDSGAATVAGHDVLRHPDQVRRAIGVVNQNSGADPSATGRENLQLQGRLYGLRGAALSRRADELLERFTLADAARRPVKGYSGGMRRRLDVALGLVHRPEVLFLDEPTTGLDPQARGAMWDEIARLAGEEGLTILLTTHYLEEADRLAERVAIVDRGRVVVEGTPDSLKGELRGDAVHVELRAAVGEAGRTLLKSALGGLPGVHEVLVDGHRVSVRADDGAAATPALLGALERAGVGVATATVARPSLDDVYLRYTGRRYAEADTGAERESDEGLVLAGGAR, encoded by the coding sequence ATGAGCAGTACTTCCGCGCCCGCGATCGAGGCGCGCCAACTGGTGAAGACGTACCCGGGCGACGTCACCGCGCTGAGCGGCCTGGACATCACCGTCCGAGCGGGCACCGTCTTCGGACTCCTCGGCCCCAACGGCGCCGGAAAGTCCACCACCGTCAAGATCCTCACCACCCTGGCCCGCCCCGACTCGGGCGCCGCCACCGTCGCCGGCCACGACGTGCTGCGCCACCCCGACCAAGTGCGTCGCGCGATCGGCGTGGTCAACCAGAACTCCGGCGCCGACCCCTCCGCCACCGGCCGCGAGAACCTTCAACTCCAGGGCAGGCTCTACGGCTTGAGGGGTGCCGCGCTCAGCCGCCGGGCCGACGAGCTGCTGGAGCGCTTCACCCTCGCGGACGCGGCCCGGCGCCCGGTGAAGGGCTACTCCGGTGGTATGCGGCGTCGACTCGACGTGGCCCTCGGCCTGGTACACCGGCCCGAGGTGCTCTTCCTCGACGAGCCCACCACCGGCCTCGATCCGCAGGCCCGCGGCGCCATGTGGGACGAGATCGCCCGCCTGGCCGGGGAGGAGGGTCTGACCATCCTGCTCACCACGCACTACCTGGAGGAGGCCGACCGGCTCGCCGAGCGCGTCGCCATCGTCGACCGCGGCCGGGTCGTCGTCGAGGGCACTCCCGACTCCCTCAAGGGCGAACTCCGAGGCGACGCCGTCCATGTGGAACTGCGCGCGGCGGTCGGCGAAGCCGGCCGTACGCTGCTGAAGAGCGCTCTCGGCGGACTGCCGGGCGTGCACGAGGTCCTGGTCGACGGGCACCGCGTCAGCGTCCGCGCCGACGACGGGGCCGCCGCGACCCCCGCGCTGCTCGGGGCCCTCGAACGAGCCGGCGTCGGCGTCGCCACCGCGACCGTCGCCCGCCCGTCCCTCGACGACGTCTACCTGCGGTACACGGGCCGCCGTTACGCCGAGGCGGACACCGGGGCCGAGCGCGAGAGCGACGAGGGCCTCGTCCTCGCGGGAGGTGCGCGATGA
- a CDS encoding amino acid permease produces MTTTAPSDVRPDPPDSSADRSLAEFGYRQELHRSLGRYASFAAGFSFISVLTTVFQFFAFGYAFGGPVFFWTWPAVLLGQLLVAACFAELAARYPISGAIYQWSSRLSNLTFGWFAGWIMVIGQIVVVAAAALALQLVLPAIWSGFQLIGTDTAVTSADGAANAAVLGVILLALTTLVNILDNRVMSLINRVGVTAEIIGAVLIIVLLLTHSERSPGITFHTGAAAQSGLFGALMVGSFAAAYVMIGFDSAGEMSEETHQPRRTAPRTILVALGAAGLLATLIVLGGLLAAPSLTDGHLSVDGLSYVLTSSLGDGVGRVLLADVVVAIAVATLAIQTAACRMLFSMARDGRLPFSAQLAKVNPRTGMPSAPALVVGVLAAVLLLLNFASPDAFLAIGTTCIVMLYLAYAMVTGPLLVRRLRGEFAVAGTDETGTKLFSLGRWGVPVNALALLYGLFMTVNLAWPRAAVYDPTGGHWYFQWFTVLFLLFTVGAGVGYRAWAQRGQAASDGR; encoded by the coding sequence GTGACGACAACCGCCCCCTCAGACGTACGCCCCGATCCGCCCGACTCCTCCGCCGACCGCTCCCTCGCGGAGTTCGGCTACCGCCAGGAACTGCACCGCAGCCTGGGCCGGTACGCGTCGTTCGCGGCCGGGTTCTCCTTCATCTCCGTCCTGACCACCGTCTTCCAGTTCTTCGCCTTCGGGTACGCGTTCGGCGGCCCCGTCTTCTTCTGGACCTGGCCGGCCGTGCTGCTCGGGCAGCTGCTGGTGGCCGCCTGCTTCGCCGAGCTGGCTGCGCGCTATCCGATCTCGGGCGCGATCTACCAGTGGTCGTCGCGTCTGTCGAACCTCACCTTCGGCTGGTTCGCCGGCTGGATCATGGTGATCGGGCAGATCGTGGTGGTCGCGGCGGCCGCGCTGGCGCTTCAGTTGGTGCTGCCGGCGATCTGGTCCGGCTTCCAGCTGATCGGCACCGACACGGCGGTCACCTCGGCGGACGGCGCGGCCAACGCGGCCGTCCTCGGCGTGATCCTGCTGGCGCTGACCACACTGGTGAACATCCTCGACAACCGCGTGATGTCGTTGATCAACCGCGTCGGCGTCACCGCCGAGATCATCGGCGCGGTGCTGATCATCGTCCTGCTGCTGACCCACTCCGAGCGCTCCCCCGGCATCACCTTCCACACCGGGGCCGCGGCCCAGTCCGGCCTGTTCGGGGCCCTGATGGTGGGCTCCTTCGCGGCGGCGTACGTGATGATCGGCTTCGACAGCGCGGGCGAGATGAGCGAGGAGACCCACCAGCCGAGGCGCACCGCGCCCCGCACCATCCTCGTCGCGCTCGGCGCGGCCGGGCTGCTCGCCACCCTGATCGTCCTCGGTGGACTGCTCGCCGCTCCGAGCCTGACCGACGGGCACCTGTCCGTCGACGGCCTGAGCTACGTCCTCACCAGCAGCCTGGGCGACGGCGTGGGCCGGGTCCTGCTGGCCGACGTGGTGGTGGCGATCGCGGTGGCGACCCTCGCGATCCAGACGGCGGCCTGCCGCATGCTCTTCTCGATGGCCCGCGACGGCCGGCTCCCCTTCTCCGCCCAACTCGCGAAGGTCAACCCGCGTACGGGGATGCCGAGCGCCCCGGCCCTGGTGGTCGGCGTCCTCGCGGCTGTCCTGCTGCTGCTCAACTTCGCCTCCCCGGACGCGTTCCTGGCCATCGGCACCACCTGCATCGTGATGCTGTACCTGGCCTACGCGATGGTCACCGGCCCGCTGCTGGTCCGCCGTCTGCGCGGCGAGTTCGCCGTCGCGGGCACGGACGAGACCGGGACCAAGCTCTTCTCCCTCGGCCGCTGGGGCGTCCCGGTCAACGCCCTCGCGCTCCTCTACGGCCTCTTCATGACGGTCAACCTGGCCTGGCCGAGGGCCGCGGTGTACGACCCGACGGGTGGGCACTGGTACTTCCAGTGGTTCACCGTGCTGTTCCTCCTGTTCACCGTGGGCGCGGGAGTCGGATACCGGGCCTGGGCACAGCGAGGACAGGCGGCTTCGGACGGTCGATGA
- a CDS encoding PadR family transcriptional regulator encodes MPVRRRKLSNPLALTVLTTLWQKPMHPYEIAQTMRQQGKDASTKINYGSLYTVVQNLQKHGFVEVTDVERQGNRPERTVYGITEAGREEMTEWLSDLVAVPVKEFPIFETALSLLGALPPDDVVRLLKERLDALEVQVAGGRGVLDKFRETLPRLFLVESEYQLHMAEAQAEWVRGLLEEIRTESLPGVAQWRRLHETGEWPPDFT; translated from the coding sequence ATGCCCGTGAGGCGCCGCAAGTTGAGCAATCCGCTCGCCCTGACCGTGCTGACCACGCTCTGGCAGAAGCCGATGCATCCGTACGAGATCGCGCAGACCATGCGTCAGCAGGGCAAGGATGCCAGCACGAAGATCAACTACGGCTCGCTCTACACCGTGGTGCAGAACCTCCAGAAACACGGCTTCGTCGAGGTGACCGACGTGGAGCGGCAGGGCAACCGGCCCGAGCGCACGGTGTACGGGATCACTGAGGCCGGCCGTGAGGAGATGACCGAGTGGTTGTCGGACCTCGTCGCCGTCCCGGTGAAGGAGTTCCCGATCTTCGAGACCGCTCTCTCGCTGCTGGGCGCGCTGCCGCCCGACGATGTGGTGCGCTTGCTGAAGGAGCGGCTGGACGCCCTGGAGGTGCAGGTGGCGGGCGGGCGGGGAGTGTTGGACAAGTTCCGCGAGACGCTGCCGCGGCTGTTCCTCGTCGAGAGCGAGTACCAGCTGCACATGGCCGAGGCGCAGGCGGAGTGGGTGCGCGGTCTCCTGGAGGAGATCAGGACGGAGTCGCTGCCGGGTGTCGCGCAGTGGCGGCGGCTCCACGAGACGGGGGAGTGGCCACCGGACTTCACCTGA
- a CDS encoding siderophore-interacting protein, with amino-acid sequence MAERPGRKPRTPHTAQVIRTERLTPHMQRVVLGGESLAEFSPDGCTDHYVKLLFPAGGATYPEPFDLERIRAEFPREQWPVTRTYTVRAWDAEHRELTLDFVIHGDEGLAGPWALRVQPGETVRFMGPGGAYAPDPGADWHLLVGDESALPAIARSLEALPSGARAHAFVEISGPEEEQKIDSDVEVVWLHRGERPVGEALVEAVRSLEFPEGRVHAFVHGEAHFVKELRHLLRVERGVAREDLSISGYWRRGHNEDGWQASKRDWNARIEAEQEGAPTPS; translated from the coding sequence ATGGCAGAACGACCGGGACGCAAGCCGCGCACACCGCACACCGCGCAGGTCATCCGTACCGAACGGCTGACTCCCCATATGCAGCGCGTGGTGCTCGGCGGCGAGAGCCTTGCCGAGTTCTCGCCGGACGGCTGCACCGATCACTATGTGAAGCTGCTCTTCCCGGCCGGAGGGGCGACCTACCCGGAGCCCTTCGACCTGGAGCGGATCCGCGCGGAGTTCCCGCGTGAGCAGTGGCCGGTGACCCGGACGTACACCGTGCGTGCCTGGGATGCCGAACACCGCGAGCTGACGCTGGACTTCGTGATCCACGGCGACGAGGGTCTCGCCGGCCCCTGGGCACTGCGGGTGCAGCCGGGCGAGACGGTCCGGTTCATGGGCCCGGGCGGCGCCTACGCCCCGGACCCGGGCGCCGACTGGCATCTGCTCGTCGGTGACGAGAGCGCGCTGCCCGCGATCGCGCGGTCCCTGGAGGCGCTGCCGTCCGGCGCCCGGGCCCATGCCTTCGTGGAGATCTCCGGGCCGGAGGAGGAGCAGAAGATCGACTCCGACGTGGAGGTCGTCTGGCTGCACCGCGGCGAGCGGCCCGTCGGCGAGGCACTGGTCGAGGCCGTGCGGTCGCTGGAGTTCCCGGAGGGCCGGGTGCACGCGTTCGTGCACGGCGAGGCGCACTTCGTGAAGGAACTGCGCCACCTGCTCCGCGTCGAGCGCGGGGTCGCGCGCGAGGACCTGTCGATCTCCGGCTACTGGCGCCGGGGCCACAACGAGGACGGCTGGCAGGCCTCCAAGCGGGACTGGAACGCGCGTATCGAGGCCGAGCAGGAGGGCGCTCCCACGCCCTCCTGA
- a CDS encoding ABC transporter permease, with amino-acid sequence MSTAVSQTWYMTQRQLMVFVRQPAFAVITLVQPVIWLFLFGNLFKGVVELGGFGTTSYLDYLVPGVVVMSALGSNMWAGMTTLDEIQRGTLNRFLTTPVSRAALMNGNVVNNGLVTALQSVIIVLLGLLGGADYPGGIGGIAVLVFAAVLLGTVFGALSNALGMLVRERESIIGINTFLLLPLTFLSSAFMAPAQMPSWMRHIADFNPLDWAMVAGRSAMSGDPDWGDVLSRGGALLALAVAAVWLSIRTFRSYQRSV; translated from the coding sequence ATGAGCACCGCCGTCTCCCAGACCTGGTACATGACGCAGCGTCAACTCATGGTGTTCGTACGGCAGCCCGCGTTCGCCGTGATCACCCTCGTCCAACCGGTGATCTGGCTCTTCCTGTTCGGGAACCTCTTCAAGGGCGTCGTCGAACTGGGTGGCTTCGGCACCACCTCGTACCTCGACTACCTGGTGCCGGGCGTGGTGGTGATGAGCGCCCTCGGCTCCAACATGTGGGCGGGGATGACCACACTGGACGAGATCCAGCGCGGCACGCTCAACCGCTTCCTGACCACACCGGTCAGCAGGGCCGCGCTGATGAACGGCAACGTCGTCAACAACGGCCTGGTCACCGCCCTCCAGTCGGTGATCATCGTCCTGCTCGGGCTGCTCGGCGGCGCCGACTACCCCGGCGGCATCGGCGGGATCGCCGTCCTGGTGTTCGCCGCGGTGCTGCTCGGCACGGTCTTCGGGGCGCTGTCCAACGCCCTGGGCATGCTGGTGCGGGAGCGGGAGTCGATCATCGGGATCAACACCTTCCTGCTGCTCCCGCTGACCTTCCTGTCCAGCGCCTTCATGGCGCCCGCGCAGATGCCGTCGTGGATGCGCCACATCGCCGACTTCAACCCGCTCGACTGGGCGATGGTGGCGGGCCGTTCGGCGATGTCGGGGGATCCGGACTGGGGCGACGTGCTCAGCCGGGGCGGCGCGCTGCTCGCGCTGGCGGTCGCCGCGGTATGGCTGTCGATCCGTACCTTCCGCTCCTATCAGCGGTCGGTGTAG
- a CDS encoding 5'-3' exonuclease yields the protein MSTRPEKWLLLDTASLYFRAYFGVPESVKAPDGTPVNAVRGLLDFIDRLVKDHRPDHLVACMDADWRPQWRVDLIPSYKAHRVAEEHEAGPDEEEVPDTLSPQVPIIETVLDALGIARVGVARYEADDVIGTFTARAEGPVDIVTGDRDLYQLVDDARGVRVLYPLKGVGTLQLTDEAWLREKYGVDGRGYVDLALLRGDPSDGLPGVPGIGEKTAAKLLAEFGDVAGIMAAVDDPKAKLTPSQRRRLDEARPYVAVAPKVVRVADDVPLPEVDTVLPRTPRDPVALEELAARWGLGGSLQRLLATLAA from the coding sequence ATGTCGACCCGCCCAGAAAAATGGCTTTTGCTTGACACCGCCTCGCTCTATTTCCGCGCCTACTTCGGCGTCCCGGAGTCCGTGAAGGCCCCGGACGGCACACCTGTGAACGCCGTGCGCGGGCTCCTCGACTTCATCGACCGCCTGGTCAAGGACCACCGCCCCGACCATCTGGTGGCGTGCATGGACGCCGACTGGCGGCCCCAGTGGCGAGTCGACCTCATCCCCTCCTACAAGGCGCACCGGGTCGCCGAGGAGCACGAGGCGGGCCCGGACGAGGAGGAGGTGCCGGACACCCTCTCACCGCAGGTGCCGATCATCGAGACCGTCCTCGACGCACTCGGCATCGCACGCGTGGGCGTCGCCCGGTACGAGGCCGACGACGTGATCGGCACGTTCACCGCGCGCGCCGAGGGCCCGGTCGACATCGTCACCGGCGACCGTGACCTGTACCAGCTGGTGGACGACGCGCGCGGCGTGCGCGTGCTGTACCCGCTCAAGGGCGTCGGCACGCTGCAGTTGACGGACGAGGCGTGGCTGCGCGAGAAGTACGGCGTCGACGGCAGGGGGTACGTGGATCTGGCGCTGCTGCGCGGCGACCCGAGCGACGGCCTGCCGGGCGTGCCCGGCATCGGCGAGAAGACGGCGGCCAAACTGCTCGCCGAGTTCGGCGACGTGGCCGGGATCATGGCCGCGGTCGACGACCCGAAGGCGAAGCTGACGCCGTCGCAGCGTCGGCGCCTGGACGAGGCGCGGCCGTATGTGGCGGTGGCCCCGAAGGTCGTCCGGGTCGCGGACGACGTCCCGCTGCCGGAGGTCGACACCGTACTGCCGCGCACCCCGCGCGACCCCGTGGCGCTGGAGGAACTGGCGGCCCGCTGGGGACTGGGGGGATCATTGCAGCGACTGCTCGCCACTCTCGCGGCGTGA
- a CDS encoding IS110 family transposase, giving the protein MLAEHIDGVIGVDTHRDTLAAAAVSPIGAVLETTDAPAHGRGYQRLLEFARQHVSGRRCWALEGTGSYGAGLAAFLEDAGERVVEVCRPKRPPVRGGRKTDMLDAIRAAREALATEHVIQPRKRGEREAMRVLLATRQGAVHASTAAINQLKALIISAPDDLRAELRRLSRPAQVTRCASLRDRPVLSTEHRMTIRALRSTAQRIRHLQTEASELQTELLRLVRQQAPDLLELLGIGPITAAQILVSWSHPGRFRSEAAFASFAGVAPIPASSGLTNKHRLNRGGDRQLNRAMHTITLIRMRLDPDTKTYVARRVGEGKSPRDAQRCLKRNICRQIFKILERRNHVDELPQAA; this is encoded by the coding sequence ATGCTCGCAGAACACATCGACGGCGTCATCGGCGTCGACACCCACCGCGACACACTTGCCGCAGCCGCCGTCAGCCCCATCGGCGCCGTCCTGGAGACCACCGACGCACCCGCCCACGGCCGCGGCTACCAGCGCCTGCTGGAGTTCGCCCGACAGCACGTGTCCGGTCGGCGCTGCTGGGCCCTGGAAGGCACCGGCAGCTACGGCGCCGGACTCGCCGCCTTCCTCGAAGACGCCGGTGAACGCGTCGTCGAGGTCTGCCGGCCCAAGCGGCCGCCGGTCCGTGGAGGCCGCAAGACGGACATGCTCGACGCCATCCGAGCGGCCCGCGAGGCCCTGGCCACCGAGCACGTCATCCAGCCCCGCAAACGTGGGGAACGCGAAGCCATGCGTGTGCTGCTGGCGACCCGGCAAGGCGCCGTGCACGCCTCCACCGCGGCCATCAACCAGCTCAAGGCCCTGATCATCTCCGCGCCGGACGACCTCCGCGCTGAACTGCGCCGTCTGAGCCGACCGGCACAGGTCACACGCTGCGCGAGCCTCCGCGACCGCCCCGTGCTGTCCACCGAGCACCGCATGACCATCCGCGCCCTGCGGTCCACTGCCCAGCGGATCCGCCACCTGCAGACCGAGGCCAGCGAGCTACAGACCGAGCTCCTCCGGCTCGTCCGTCAACAGGCCCCCGATTTGCTGGAGTTGCTCGGCATCGGCCCGATCACCGCAGCGCAGATCCTGGTCAGCTGGTCCCACCCGGGCCGGTTCCGCTCGGAGGCCGCCTTCGCCTCCTTCGCCGGCGTCGCGCCGATCCCGGCCTCGTCGGGCCTGACCAACAAGCACCGGCTGAACCGGGGCGGCGACCGCCAGCTGAACCGAGCGATGCACACGATCACCTTGATCAGGATGCGGCTCGATCCGGACACGAAGACGTACGTGGCCCGCCGTGTCGGCGAGGGCAAAAGCCCCCGCGACGCGCAGCGATGCCTCAAGCGCAACATCTGCCGCCAGATCTTCAAGATCCTCGAACGAAGGAACCACGTGGACGAGCTTCCTCAAGCGGCTTGA